ATTGGACACAACAAATTTAGTATCACAATGAAAGCCGTAGCTCTAAACAAGCCTACTCCAGTGAATCTGGCACAACATGCATACTGGAACCTAGGCGGCCATGACAGTGGAGATATTCTGTCTAATGTGATCCAGATATTTGGATCCCAGATCACAGCTCTTGATAGCGAACTTATTCCCACCGGAAAATTTGAACCAGTGAAAGGAACACCTTATGATTTCCTTGAACCGCGCCCAATTAAAAGCAAGATCAATGGGCTAGCCAAAGGTTATGATATCAACTATGTGCTTGATGGTGGTGTTGGCAACAAGTTGAAAAGGGTAGCAGTGGTTCATGATCCAAAGTCAGGAAGGGTGTTGGAGCTGTCAGCAAGTGCTCCTGGTGTGCAGTTTTTTACAGCGAACTCTCTAAATATGACGGGAAAAGGAGGATTTGGGTACAAACCACATGCAGGACTATGTTTGGAGACTCAAGCATTCCCTAACTCAGTCAACCAACCCAATTTCCCTTCCACTATTGTGAGCCCTGGAAAGCCTTATGAGCATAACATGcttttcaagttttcaaccaaTTAAACCTCCATCTGATTAGACCAATGTAATAAGGTTTGTAAACgactaaatttcaattttgaaataaa
This genomic stretch from Castanea sativa cultivar Marrone di Chiusa Pesio chromosome 1, ASM4071231v1 harbors:
- the LOC142644505 gene encoding uncharacterized protein LOC142644505, with protein sequence MAKIIVLCCLIILAAIGSVNAQKIGFYELKKDNITLKFTNWGAAIVSVILPDRNGKLADVALGFDSIQEYETNKRNFGAVVGRVANRIKGAQFTLNGTVYKLIVNDGPNNTIHGGPQGFAHVVWNVTAHSNVGHTPYIVFTYHSIDGDQGFPGDLLVTVRYALIGHNKFSITMKAVALNKPTPVNLAQHAYWNLGGHDSGDILSNVIQIFGSQITALDSELIPTGKFEPVKGTPYDFLEPRPIKSKINGLAKGYDINYVLDGGVGNKLKRVAVVHDPKSGRVLELSASAPGVQFFTANSLNMTGKGGFGYKPHAGLCLETQAFPNSVNQPNFPSTIVSPGKPYEHNMLFKFSTN